From the Octadecabacter antarcticus 307 genome, one window contains:
- the phoU gene encoding phosphate signaling complex protein PhoU, whose amino-acid sequence MNEHISSAYDRDLESIQTLIVKMGGLVEHAILEAAKALESRDIERADIVRKGDKVIDALEEQINEEAARTIALRAPVSKDLRALLSVLKLASSLERVGDYAKNMAKRTPILAEMAPIDGTDAALRRMSKEVQSMLRDTLDAYVRKDVDLAENVRQRDLEVDQMYNALFREFLTFMMEDPRNISACMHMHFIAKNVERMGDLVTNMAEQIIYMVSGVMPEEDRPKMGSTVTAQDI is encoded by the coding sequence ATGAACGAACATATTTCGTCCGCCTATGACCGTGATCTGGAAAGCATCCAGACGCTGATCGTCAAAATGGGTGGCTTGGTTGAACATGCCATTCTGGAAGCCGCGAAAGCGCTTGAATCCCGCGACATCGAACGTGCCGACATCGTGCGTAAGGGTGACAAAGTGATCGACGCGCTTGAGGAACAGATCAACGAAGAGGCCGCGCGTACCATCGCATTGCGCGCGCCAGTGAGCAAAGATTTGCGTGCTTTGTTGTCTGTCTTGAAACTCGCCTCAAGCCTTGAACGCGTCGGGGATTACGCGAAAAACATGGCGAAACGCACGCCCATTTTGGCGGAAATGGCACCGATTGACGGCACCGATGCCGCCCTTCGGCGCATGTCCAAAGAGGTGCAATCGATGCTGCGCGATACGCTGGATGCCTATGTGCGCAAAGATGTGGATCTTGCGGAAAACGTTCGGCAACGCGATCTCGAAGTGGATCAGATGTACAACGCGCTGTTTCGCGAATTCCTGACCTTCATGATGGAAGATCCACGCAATATATCAGCCTGTATGCACATGCATTTTATCGCCAAAAATGTTGAACGCATGGGTGATCTGGTGACCAATATGGCCGAACAGATCATCTATATGGTCAGCGGCGTGATGCCCGAAGAAGACCGCCCGAAAATGGGCAGCACCGTGACAGCGCAAGACATTTAG
- the phoB gene encoding phosphate regulon transcriptional regulator PhoB, with protein sequence MTQPHVLVIEDEPAQREVLSYNLKAEGYRVTVAQDGEQGLLMVEEDAPDVIVLDWMLPHVSGIEVCRQLKSRSNTRAIPIIMLSARSEELDKVRGLETGADDYVVKPYAVAELMARVRTQLRRVRPSKVGQVLTFDDIALDADTHRVTRGDVELKLGPTEFRLLATFMEKAGRVLSREQLLDQVWGRDVYVDTRTVDVHVGRLRKVLTQHGGDDPVRTVRGAGYALG encoded by the coding sequence ATGACCCAGCCGCACGTCCTTGTCATCGAAGACGAACCCGCACAACGTGAAGTGCTGAGCTATAATTTAAAAGCCGAAGGCTACCGCGTCACCGTGGCGCAGGACGGCGAGCAGGGGCTGTTAATGGTAGAGGAAGACGCGCCCGATGTCATCGTGCTGGACTGGATGTTACCGCATGTGTCGGGGATTGAGGTTTGCCGCCAGCTTAAGTCGCGCAGTAATACCCGCGCGATCCCGATCATTATGTTGTCGGCAAGATCCGAAGAGCTCGACAAAGTGCGTGGGCTGGAAACCGGGGCGGATGACTATGTTGTCAAACCCTACGCGGTCGCTGAATTGATGGCCCGCGTGCGCACGCAGCTGCGCCGTGTGCGACCATCCAAAGTCGGGCAGGTCCTTACGTTTGATGACATTGCGCTCGACGCCGACACCCACCGTGTAACGCGTGGTGATGTTGAATTAAAACTCGGCCCCACGGAATTTCGATTGCTTGCGACGTTCATGGAAAAAGCCGGGCGCGTGCTCAGTCGTGAACAGCTGCTTGATCAGGTCTGGGGGCGCGATGTTTACGTCGATACGCGCACGGTTGATGTCCACGTCGGGCGGCTGCGCAAAGTGTTGACGCAACATGGCGGCGATGATCCGGTGCGCACGGTACGCGGCGCCGGATATGCGCTGGGGTGA
- the pstA gene encoding phosphate ABC transporter permease PstA — protein sequence MSASKHGSLLQTDPHTKKRNAAEKRFRMYGLSAIGIAIVALVILLVSIIGNGASSFRQTYLSFPVTINATEIEAAESALLKTGAYNKIIQISLLAYLTNNDQLQDTPEADAFGMISDEAGATFRRFILANPDAAGTTFQMNLLTNGRIDGYFKGRVTAQTALLDKNVTPAQLILADRLADQGTLVQRFNWAFFTNPDASDQRPEAAGLGVAILGSLYMMAVVLCLALPIGVAASIYLEEFARKSWITDVIEVNIANLAAVPSIVYGILGLAIFINFAELNQSSPLVGGLVLTLMTLPTIIISTRASLKSIPPSIRDAALGVGASKMQSVFHHVLPLAAPGILTGTIIGLAQALGETAPLLLIGMVAFVKEYPAAWSPDAGLFGEASTALPVQVFNWTQRSDPAFVERASGAIITLLIFLLIMNALAIFLRKKFERRW from the coding sequence ATGAGCGCTTCAAAACACGGCTCACTGTTACAAACAGACCCGCATACCAAAAAGCGCAACGCGGCGGAAAAGCGGTTCCGGATGTATGGGCTGTCCGCTATTGGGATCGCGATTGTCGCATTGGTCATTCTGCTGGTGTCGATCATCGGCAACGGTGCGTCGTCGTTCCGCCAGACCTATCTTAGCTTTCCGGTCACGATCAATGCGACCGAAATTGAGGCGGCTGAATCTGCCCTTTTAAAGACCGGTGCCTATAACAAAATCATCCAGATCAGCCTGCTGGCCTATCTGACCAACAACGACCAGCTGCAAGACACGCCCGAGGCGGATGCCTTTGGAATGATCTCAGACGAGGCGGGGGCGACATTCCGCCGCTTTATTCTTGCCAATCCGGATGCGGCTGGGACCACATTCCAGATGAACCTACTGACCAACGGCCGCATTGATGGCTATTTCAAAGGCCGCGTAACGGCACAAACGGCGCTGCTGGATAAGAACGTCACACCCGCGCAACTGATCTTGGCGGATCGTTTGGCGGACCAAGGCACGTTGGTCCAGCGGTTCAATTGGGCGTTTTTCACCAATCCAGACGCATCGGATCAACGGCCCGAAGCGGCGGGCCTTGGGGTGGCCATTTTGGGATCGCTTTACATGATGGCTGTCGTGTTATGTCTGGCGCTGCCGATTGGTGTGGCGGCGTCGATCTACCTCGAAGAATTTGCGCGCAAAAGCTGGATCACGGACGTGATTGAGGTGAATATCGCCAATCTCGCCGCGGTGCCATCCATTGTTTACGGCATTCTAGGACTTGCGATCTTCATCAACTTTGCTGAATTGAACCAATCGTCGCCGCTGGTCGGCGGCCTCGTGTTGACGCTGATGACCCTGCCCACGATCATCATTTCCACCCGCGCATCCCTAAAATCTATCCCACCCAGTATTCGTGACGCCGCCTTGGGTGTCGGTGCGTCCAAGATGCAATCGGTGTTCCACCACGTCTTGCCGCTTGCGGCACCGGGTATCCTGACAGGGACGATCATCGGGCTCGCGCAGGCGCTTGGTGAAACCGCGCCATTGCTGTTGATCGGCATGGTGGCTTTCGTGAAAGAATATCCAGCCGCATGGTCCCCCGATGCGGGCCTATTCGGGGAGGCATCTACAGCACTGCCCGTGCAAGTCTTCAACTGGACCCAGCGTAGTGATCCAGCCTTTGTGGAACGCGCATCCGGCGCGATCATCACATTGCTGATTTTCCTGTTGATCATGAACGCGCTCGCCATCTTCTTGCGTAAGAAATTTGAACGTCGCTGGTAG
- a CDS encoding ABC transporter permease encodes MRRFSWFNATSLTFGFTFLYLPMLILIIYSFNESRLVTVWAGFSTQWYGELFQNEAFLDAAWVTIKVAFWSSTLATILGTMAAYIMVRAGRFRGRGLFSGMIYAPLVMPEVITGLSLLLFFIALDVNRGILTIVLAHTTFAMCYVSVVVTSRLVSFDKSLEEAALDLGCTPFDAFRSVTLPIIMPAVVSGWLLAFTLSLDDLVIATFTSGPSSTTLPIKIFSAVRLGVTPEINALSTIMISIVTVGVITASLVSRGVTIRAKADERKAEQG; translated from the coding sequence ATGAGACGGTTTTCATGGTTCAACGCCACGTCCCTGACGTTCGGTTTTACGTTTCTGTATCTGCCAATGTTGATCCTGATCATCTACAGTTTCAACGAATCCCGCCTTGTCACGGTCTGGGCCGGATTTTCGACGCAGTGGTACGGGGAGCTGTTCCAGAACGAAGCGTTCCTTGATGCCGCATGGGTCACGATCAAGGTCGCGTTCTGGTCGTCAACCCTTGCGACGATCCTTGGCACAATGGCGGCCTACATTATGGTGCGTGCAGGCCGTTTCCGTGGGCGTGGGCTGTTTTCGGGCATGATCTACGCGCCGCTGGTGATGCCCGAAGTTATCACTGGACTGTCGCTGTTGCTGTTTTTTATCGCCCTTGACGTGAACCGCGGCATTCTGACGATCGTGTTGGCGCATACGACATTTGCGATGTGTTACGTGTCCGTGGTGGTGACGTCACGTCTGGTCAGTTTCGACAAATCCCTGGAAGAAGCCGCACTTGATCTTGGCTGCACGCCATTTGATGCGTTCCGGTCCGTGACGCTGCCAATTATTATGCCGGCTGTGGTGTCTGGCTGGTTGTTGGCGTTCACGCTGTCACTGGACGATCTGGTCATCGCGACATTCACGTCCGGCCCCTCGTCGACTACCCTCCCGATCAAGATATTCAGCGCCGTGCGCTTGGGCGTCACGCCAGAAATCAACGCTCTCAGCACGATTATGATCTCAATCGTGACGGTCGGTGTGATTACAGCGTCACTGGTGTCGCGCGGGGTGACTATTAGGGCCAAGGCGGACGAACGCAAAGCCGAACAGGGCTAG
- the pstB gene encoding phosphate ABC transporter ATP-binding protein PstB, whose amino-acid sequence MTNIKISAKGVQVYYGDNHAIKDVSVQIEDKTVTAFIGPSGCGKSTFLRCLNRMNDTIDICRVTGDIRIDDEDIYDPKVDPVQLRAKVGMVFQKPNPFPKSIYDNVAYGPKIHGLARGKADLDEIVEKSLRKAALWTEAKDRLNEPGTGLSGGQQQRLCIARAIATAPDVLLMDEPCSALDPIATAQVEELIDELRQSYSVVIVTHSMQQAARVSQKTAFFHLGNLVEYGVTEKIFTNPEDPRTESYISGRIG is encoded by the coding sequence ATGACCAACATCAAAATTTCTGCCAAAGGCGTGCAGGTCTATTATGGCGACAACCATGCTATCAAAGACGTTAGCGTGCAGATCGAAGACAAGACTGTCACTGCATTTATCGGACCATCGGGGTGTGGCAAGTCCACGTTTCTGCGGTGTTTGAACCGGATGAACGATACGATTGATATCTGCCGCGTCACTGGTGATATCCGCATCGATGATGAGGATATTTACGACCCAAAGGTCGACCCAGTGCAACTGCGTGCCAAGGTCGGGATGGTGTTTCAAAAACCCAACCCGTTCCCGAAATCGATCTATGATAACGTCGCCTATGGACCAAAAATCCACGGGTTGGCGCGGGGCAAGGCCGATCTGGACGAAATTGTCGAAAAATCCCTGCGTAAGGCCGCGTTGTGGACCGAAGCCAAGGATCGTCTCAATGAACCCGGAACCGGATTGTCCGGCGGGCAACAACAACGCCTGTGTATCGCGCGCGCGATTGCCACAGCACCGGACGTGTTGCTAATGGATGAACCGTGCAGCGCACTTGACCCCATCGCAACAGCGCAAGTCGAAGAACTGATTGATGAATTACGCCAAAGCTACAGCGTCGTCATCGTCACCCATTCCATGCAACAAGCCGCCCGCGTCAGCCAGAAAACCGCCTTCTTCCATTTGGGCAACCTTGTGGAATACGGTGTGACGGAAAAAATTTTTACCAACCCAGAAGACCCGCGCACGGAAAGCTATATTTCCGGCCGGATCGGATAA